From Carassius gibelio isolate Cgi1373 ecotype wild population from Czech Republic chromosome B23, carGib1.2-hapl.c, whole genome shotgun sequence, the proteins below share one genomic window:
- the LOC128011803 gene encoding zinc finger BED domain-containing protein 4-like → MLQRLYEQREPVGAALSNLNSDTAPLTSFEYNIIQESLSLLQPFKLATTELSEEQRVSASKLIPLYRMLQHKLSQKKGQSAQESTAQLGTHLQEGLHSRCGGYESFRALALATLLDPRFKNVGFGNPAKAQEAEKQITLECASLMRSNTATPEPQSTSGPSSSSSTTTSTTETQDSLWELFDSRIHETQAIHSATADATVEVKKYLKDAFLPRTHDPLSYWKERAVIFPHLYVLAKKYLCMPATSVPCERIFSKAGEIISKKRSRLSPSTAEQLIFLNKNL, encoded by the exons ATGTTGCAGCGCTTGTATGAGCAACGAGAGCCAGTGGGTGCAGCGCTATCAAATTTAAACAGTGATACTGCTCCGCTGACAAGTTTTGAGTATAACATTATACAAGAATCATTGTCACTACTGCAGCCTTTCAAACTCGCAACGACAGAGTTGTCAGAGGAACAGAGAGTGTCTGCTTCAAAGCTCATACCACTTTACAGGATGTTGCAGCACAAGCTATCGCAGAAAAAAGGCCAATCAGCACAGGAATCAACTGCACAATTAG GCACACACCTGCAAGAAGGTCTGCACTCAAGATGTGGTGGGTACGAGTCATTCAGAGCCTTGGCTCTGGCTACTCTGCTGGACCCAAGGTTCAAAAATGTGGGTTTTGGAAATCCTGCCAAAGCCCAGGAGGCTGAAAAGCAGATCACACTGGAGTGTGCTTCGCTGATGCGTTCAAACACAGCAACTCCTG AGCCACAGTCAACATCaggcccatcatcatcatcatcaacaacaacatcaacaacagaaaCCCAGGACAGTTTATGGGAACTTTTTGATAGTCGTATCCATGAAACCCAGGCGATACACAGTGCCACAGCAGATGCCACAGTAGAAGTTAAAAAGTacctaaaagatgcatttttgccAAGAACCCATGATCCACTAAGTTACTGGAAAGAGAGAGCTGtgatttttcctcatttgtatgtcCTTGCTAAAAAATATCTATGCATGCCAGCAACAAGTGTCCCTTGTGAGAGGATTTTTTCTAAGGCTGGAGAAattatcagtaaaaaaagaaGTAGGCTAAGCCCTTCCACAGcagagcaattaatatttttgaataaaaatctttaa
- the LOC128011796 gene encoding E3 ubiquitin-protein ligase TRIM39-like, with product MASSSGALSHELQCFICLDVFTDPVTTPCGHNFCRTCLNKCWTNTQTCFCPFCKETFSRRPDLIDPRMQPLVRGTNQPTLHRTQSLPKWTNKPPVPVPLPRIRSLKRRNQPPLPRMQSLQRAQVNMISTGPRNHRGIPEYNDESVVQHFQEKLNLGSEVFCDICVERKQKAVKSCLMCQSSYCETHLEPHHRVPGLKKHKLINAVENLEDYICQKHERPLDLFCRDDQTSVCLSCTEGDHRTHNIVPIEEENREKLVKKKTVQQMIQNKMKKIQEIQHSVELRKRNMEKEKSASVELFTDLIRSIERCQSELLKMMEEQQKAAEKQAEDLIKELQQEITDLKKRNTELEQISHTDDHLHLIQMFSSPHSHSHTKNKTEISIDTDVNVLPLHRALTQLKKTHTALTKKLSKSGLGWAQKYAVDVTLDPDTANPCLILSDDGKQVSHGDNTQNVPENPKRFDDYCVLAKQGFSSGRFYYEVQVKGKTGWSAGVARESVNRKGDISPSPEDGLWSMVLINRRQYIACDNPAVGFSNRRTPESVGVFVDYEEGLVSFYDVGSRSHIYSFTAQTFTEKLYPYFGPGHNDKGKNSNPLIISPVN from the exons ATGGCGTCCTCCAGTGGTGCACTTAGTCATGAGCTCCAGTGCTTCATCTGTCTGGATGTGTTCACTGATCCAGTCACCACTCCATGTGGACACAACTTCTGCAGAACCTGCCTGAACAAGTGCTGGACAAACACACAGACCTGCTTCTGTCCATTCTGTAAAGAAACATTCAGCAGAAGACCTGATCTCATTGATCCCAGAATGCAACCTCTAGTGAGGGGGACAAACCAACCCACACTCCATCGAACACAATCTCTACCGAAGTGGACAAACAAACCCCCGGTCCCGGTCCCGCTCCCCCGTATCCGGTCTCTAAAGAGGAGAAACCAACCACCGCTCCCACGAATGCAATCTCTACAGAGGGCTCAAGTCAATATGATATCCACAGGGCCCAGAAACCATAGAGGCATCCCTGAGTACAATGATGAGAGTGTTGTGCAACACTTTCAGGAAAAGCTCAATCTAGGATCTGAAGTGTTTTGTGACATCTGTGTTGAAAGAAAGCAGAAAGCCGTGAAGTCCTGTCTGATGTGTCAAAGCTCTTACTGTGAGACTCATCTGGAGCCTCATCACAGAGTCCCAGGtctaaagaaacacaaactgaTCAACGCTGTGGAAAATCTGGAGGATTATATATGCCAGAAACACGAGAGACCTCTGGATCTGTTCTGCAGAGATGATCAGACGAGTGTGTGTCTGTCCTGCACTGAAGGAGACCACAGGACTCACAACATTGTTCCTATAGAGGAGGAGAATCGAGAGAAG TTGGTTAAGAAAAAGACGGTGCAGCAAATGATTCAGAACAAAATGAAGAAGATACAAGAGATCCAACACTCAGTAGAACTGCGAAAA AGGAACATGGAGAAAGAGAAATCAGCCAGTGTTGAGCTCTTCACTGATCtgatccgctccattgagagatgTCAGTCTGAGCTGCTGAAGATGATGGAGgaacagcagaaagcagcagagaaacaggCTGAAGATCTCATTAAAGAGCTGCAGCAGGAAATCACTGATCTGAAGAAGAGAAACACTGAGCTGGAGCAGATCTCACACACTGATGatcacctgcacctcattcag ATGTTCTCATCCCCCCACAGTCATTCACACACCAAGAACAAGACTGAGATCAGTATTGATACTGATGTGAATGTGCTCCCTCTGCATAGAGCTCTGACTCAACTgaagaaaacacacacggcaCTAACTAAAAAACTCAGTAAATCAG GGTTGGGATGGGCTCAGAAGTATGCAG TGGATGTGACTCTGGATCCTGATACAGCGAATCCATGTCTAATCCTGTCTGATGATGGGAAACAAGTCAGTCATGGAGACAATACGCAGAACGTCCCAGAAAACCCAAAGAGATTTGATGACTATTGTGTTCTGGCAAAGCAGGGATTCAGTTCAGGCAGATTTTACTATGAGGTTCAGGTGAAGGGGAAGACTGGGTGGAGTGCAGGAGTGGCCAGAGAATCTGTTAACAGGAAGGGGGACATTAGTCCGAGTCCTGAGGATGGGCTCTGGTCTATGGTATTGATTAATCGGAGGCAGTATATAGCTTGTGATAATCCAGCAGTCGGTTTCTCTAACAGAAGGACACCTGAGAGTGTGGGAGTGTTTGTGGATTATGAGGAGGGTCTGGTCTCTTTTTATGATGTGGGCTCCAGATCTCATATCTACTCTTTCACTGCTCAGACTTTCACTGAGAAACTCTATCCATATTTTGGCCCTGGCCATAATGATAAAGGTAAAAACTCAAACCCACTTATAATTTCACCTGTAAATTGA